A single window of Nicotiana tomentosiformis chromosome 1, ASM39032v3, whole genome shotgun sequence DNA harbors:
- the LOC138906796 gene encoding uncharacterized protein has protein sequence MGQRHPGFSWSSPGGTANAWQQNNPKFQEQGAPSFQNQQRQQYQPPHSNQPSIEDLMKTFIIKTDESLDAHDVAIKELGVSFRSLERQVRHLATLMSKRAPGILPADTERNPKEIVNVVTLRSGQVLKDLTPIHKEMRHEKESREQLKSGVEKNKEENSRTEEPEVSKHMPALPFPQKLSREKMDKQFERFLDVLKQVHVNLQFTEVLSQMSAYAKFLKEIPTKKRKIEETSVVKLTEHCSAILQS, from the coding sequence atgggtcagaggcaccccggtttttcatggagttcacctgggggtactgcaaatgcctggcaacaaaacaaccccaAATTCCAGGAACAAGGAGCTCCAAGttttcaaaatcagcagaggcagcagtATCAACCTCCACATTCGAATCAGCCCAGCATAGAAGATCTTATGAAGACCTTCATTATCAAGACGGATGAGAGTCTTGATGCCCATGATGTagctatcaaagaattgggtGTATCTTTTCGAAGCCTGGAAAGACAGGTTAGGCATTTAGCTACTCTAATGTCTAAGAGAGCCCCAGGAATACTTCCGGCTGATACagaaagaaatcccaaagaaatagtgaatgttgtaactttgagaagtgggcaagtattGAAAGATCTCACCCCAATCCACAAAGAGATGAGACATGAAAAAGAAAGCAGGGAGCAGCTGAAAAGTGGTGTCGAAAAGAATAAGGAAGAAAACTCGAGAACGGAGGAACCTGAGGTGAGCAAGCATATGCCTGCACttccttttccccaaaagctaagTAGAGAAAAGATGGACAAGCAGTTCGAGAGATTTCtagatgtgctgaaacaggttcatgtaaacctACAGTTCacagaagttctctcacaaatgtcagcttatgccaagttcttgaaggagatcccgacaaaaaagaggaaaatagaagagacctcggtggtcaagctcacagagcattgcagtgcaatattACAAAGctaa